A genomic segment from Modestobacter roseus encodes:
- a CDS encoding NAD(P)/FAD-dependent oxidoreductase translates to MPDVPHVDVLVVGGGPAGAACAAAARRAAPDADVLVVDRADFPRDKVCGDGVAPEALDVLAALGVDVAALTDGFPGVPRLRLTGPGGDVVERTTRRPSVVVPRAVLDGRLLDQVLAGGMCGGGVRFARHTVRSVTDRGDRVDVDGRWTASVVVGADGAESAVRRALGVPPNRADRLAVAIRGYAPEPPGQAGVQVVTTTDQRWPAYAWSFPIGDGRANVGYGELVSGGVTRAELVAGLHRLLPGVEPEGLRAHRLPLSTGHPRTPDGRVLLAGDARSLINPLTGEGIFYAVLSGALAGLAAVHGDRAGAVHRAMLARRLGGHLRSVRAASQLSRWPRLMDGVVRAAAADGAVFDDVVALGLADGRLTAGTLAATARRLR, encoded by the coding sequence GTGCCTGACGTGCCGCACGTCGACGTCCTGGTCGTCGGGGGCGGGCCGGCCGGGGCCGCGTGCGCCGCGGCGGCCCGACGGGCGGCGCCGGACGCCGACGTGCTGGTCGTCGACCGGGCGGACTTCCCCCGGGACAAGGTGTGCGGGGACGGCGTGGCCCCCGAGGCGCTGGACGTGCTCGCCGCGCTCGGTGTGGACGTCGCCGCGCTGACCGACGGTTTCCCCGGGGTGCCGCGGCTGCGGCTGACCGGGCCCGGCGGGGACGTCGTCGAGCGGACCACCCGCCGCCCGTCGGTGGTGGTGCCGCGCGCGGTGCTCGACGGCCGGCTGCTGGACCAGGTCCTGGCCGGCGGGATGTGCGGAGGAGGGGTGCGCTTCGCCCGGCACACGGTGCGCTCGGTGACCGACCGGGGCGACCGGGTCGACGTCGACGGACGCTGGACGGCGTCCGTGGTGGTGGGCGCCGACGGGGCGGAGTCCGCCGTCCGGCGGGCGCTGGGGGTGCCGCCGAACCGGGCCGACCGGCTGGCGGTGGCGATCCGCGGCTATGCCCCCGAGCCGCCCGGCCAGGCCGGCGTGCAGGTGGTGACCACCACCGACCAGCGCTGGCCGGCCTACGCCTGGTCGTTCCCGATCGGCGACGGCCGTGCCAACGTCGGGTACGGGGAGCTCGTGTCGGGCGGGGTCACCCGGGCCGAGCTGGTCGCGGGGCTGCACCGGCTGCTGCCGGGGGTCGAGCCCGAGGGGCTGCGCGCGCACCGGCTGCCGCTGTCGACCGGGCACCCGCGCACCCCCGACGGCCGGGTGCTGCTGGCCGGGGACGCGCGCTCGCTGATCAACCCGCTGACCGGCGAGGGCATCTTCTACGCGGTGCTGTCCGGCGCGCTCGCCGGGCTCGCGGCCGTCCACGGTGACCGGGCGGGGGCCGTGCACCGGGCGATGCTGGCCCGGCGGCTGGGCGGCCACCTGCGGTCGGTGCGCGCCGCCTCGCAGCTGTCCCGCTGGCCGAGGCTGATGGACGGCGTCGTCCGGGCGGCCGCCGCGGACGGGGCGGTCTTCGACGACGTCGTCGCGCTGGGGCTGGCCGACGGCCGGCTCACCGCCGGCACGCTGGCCGCCACGGCCCGCCGGCTGCGCTGA
- a CDS encoding NIPSNAP family protein, translating to METVQLRRYQLEPGRMADFLAWFPTLTPVREQYGFRLLFALADHEHETFTWAVAHDGDEAEFRRVEAGYNASPERARVFETFPACIATMEIGFATPVT from the coding sequence ATGGAGACCGTGCAGCTGCGCCGCTACCAGCTCGAGCCCGGTCGGATGGCCGACTTCCTGGCCTGGTTCCCGACCCTCACCCCGGTGCGGGAGCAGTACGGCTTCCGGCTGCTGTTCGCCCTCGCCGACCACGAGCACGAGACGTTCACCTGGGCGGTCGCGCACGACGGCGACGAGGCCGAGTTCCGCCGGGTCGAGGCCGGGTACAACGCCTCACCCGAGCGGGCGCGGGTGTTCGAGACGTTCCCGGCGTGCATCGCCACGATGGAGATCGGCTTCGCCACCCCCGTCACCTGA
- a CDS encoding TetR-like C-terminal domain-containing protein gives MTTTDAPPRPAGARPPGRPLSTELSEQLVAVAVDILADEGWGRLNSDRVAARARAGKAGIYRRWPTMAALARHALSTGTLVQLPADAGSLRADLCALLTPWTRPLERMERAAASLVGPARHDADLRAGLEESLVRPLAAVVRELAAREAARGRELPHERVALLGSVLQALWWQRYSAFGSEPIRVPEVEALVADVLMPIVEPGGTTA, from the coding sequence GTGACGACCACAGACGCGCCTCCCCGCCCTGCCGGCGCACGCCCGCCGGGGCGCCCGCTGTCGACGGAACTGTCCGAGCAACTGGTCGCGGTGGCGGTCGACATCCTGGCCGACGAGGGCTGGGGGCGGCTCAACAGCGACCGCGTCGCCGCCCGTGCGCGCGCCGGGAAGGCCGGCATCTACCGCCGCTGGCCCACCATGGCCGCGCTCGCCCGGCACGCCCTGAGCACCGGCACCCTGGTGCAGCTGCCCGCCGACGCCGGTTCGCTGCGGGCCGACCTGTGTGCGCTGCTGACCCCGTGGACCCGCCCGCTGGAGCGGATGGAGCGCGCCGCGGCGAGCCTCGTCGGCCCCGCCCGGCACGACGCGGACCTCCGCGCCGGCCTGGAGGAGTCGCTGGTGCGCCCGCTGGCCGCCGTCGTCCGGGAGCTCGCCGCCCGGGAGGCCGCCCGTGGGCGTGAGCTGCCGCACGAGCGGGTCGCCCTGCTCGGGTCGGTGCTGCAGGCCCTGTGGTGGCAGCGCTACAGCGCCTTCGGCAGCGAGCCGATCCGGGTGCCCGAGGTCGAGGCGCTGGTCGCGGACGTGCTGATGCCGATCGTCGAGCCGGGCGGCACCACAGCCTGA
- a CDS encoding endonuclease/exonuclease/phosphatase family protein: MRVGTLNLASGRDARGSSLDPAALRAALGDVDVDVLAVQEVDVGQPRSRHTDQPAEVAAALGATDWRFAAAVAGTPDPFRSWSPAAAGLRGPGDGADGPHYGIALFSRLPVRRWSVHALGAGRARLPLQAPDPRTGRNRLWWFPDEPRLAIAAELDGCTVVGTHLSFAPHTAVRQLLRLRRWAAGLPGPVVLAGDLNLIGPLPARVWGGRRLVAEHTYPAPAPRVQFDHLLGSPDVRAHDPRVRQLVFGDHRLVTATISRR, encoded by the coding sequence GTGCGGGTCGGGACGCTGAACCTCGCCTCCGGCCGCGACGCCCGGGGCAGCTCGCTGGACCCCGCCGCACTGCGCGCCGCCCTCGGCGACGTCGACGTCGACGTGCTGGCCGTGCAGGAGGTCGACGTCGGCCAGCCCCGCTCGCGGCACACCGACCAGCCGGCCGAGGTCGCCGCCGCCCTCGGCGCCACCGACTGGCGGTTCGCCGCCGCGGTGGCCGGCACCCCGGACCCGTTCCGCAGCTGGTCACCGGCGGCGGCCGGGCTGCGCGGGCCCGGCGACGGCGCCGACGGCCCGCACTACGGGATCGCGCTGTTCAGCCGGCTGCCGGTGCGGCGCTGGTCGGTGCACGCGCTGGGCGCCGGCCGGGCCCGGCTGCCGCTGCAGGCCCCCGACCCGCGCACCGGCCGGAACCGCCTGTGGTGGTTCCCCGACGAGCCGCGGCTGGCGATCGCCGCGGAGCTCGACGGGTGCACGGTGGTCGGCACCCACCTCTCCTTCGCCCCGCACACGGCGGTGCGCCAGCTGCTGCGGCTGCGCCGCTGGGCGGCCGGGCTGCCGGGGCCGGTGGTGCTGGCCGGCGATCTGAACCTGATCGGGCCGCTGCCGGCGCGGGTGTGGGGCGGCCGGCGCCTGGTCGCCGAGCACACCTACCCGGCGCCGGCGCCGCGCGTGCAGTTCGACCACCTGCTCGGCTCTCCCGACGTGCGGGCGCACGATCCGCGGGTGCGCCAGCTGGTCTTCGGGGACCACCGGCTGGTCACCGCGACCATCAGCCGGCGCTGA
- a CDS encoding VOC family protein, giving the protein MASGVASVWVPVSDMDRARAFYRDTLGLPETKTDEDWSEFDAGGVMIGLNGRESARSADGGAVITFQPDGDLDDEVAALRDKGVQFTGGISDHPWGRIAPFKDSEGNDLQFYGPPSA; this is encoded by the coding sequence ATGGCCAGCGGAGTCGCGAGCGTCTGGGTGCCGGTGTCGGACATGGACCGGGCCCGGGCGTTCTACCGGGACACCCTGGGGTTGCCCGAGACCAAGACCGACGAGGACTGGAGCGAGTTCGACGCCGGCGGCGTGATGATCGGGCTCAACGGCCGGGAGAGCGCCCGGTCGGCGGACGGCGGAGCGGTCATCACCTTCCAGCCCGACGGCGACCTGGACGACGAGGTGGCGGCGCTGCGCGACAAGGGCGTCCAGTTCACCGGTGGGATCAGCGACCACCCGTGGGGCCGGATCGCGCCGTTCAAGGACTCCGAGGGCAACGACCTGCAGTTCTACGGGCCGCCGTCCGCCTGA
- a CDS encoding DUF5946 family protein, with the protein MSPVDPRAAVHDPAGPAETAACPGCGAVLAVVPGLPLRHPGASAGCAALFAVTVRGLRDESAQDPRAAALLQLATAAYDAQHLVPGEQAGAPVRLRLVLEHGRLPAPGEVTDAPAGITPPAHWTTTIADLAADLDVVDLPTLVRSWATAVRADWSPSLDRLRTVAGGTPPPG; encoded by the coding sequence GTGAGCCCCGTCGACCCCCGCGCAGCCGTCCATGACCCGGCCGGCCCGGCCGAGACGGCGGCCTGCCCCGGGTGCGGTGCGGTGCTCGCGGTCGTCCCCGGCCTGCCCCTCCGGCACCCCGGCGCCTCGGCCGGGTGCGCGGCGCTGTTCGCGGTCACCGTCCGCGGACTGCGTGACGAGTCGGCGCAGGACCCCCGGGCCGCCGCCCTGCTGCAGCTGGCCACCGCCGCCTACGACGCCCAGCACCTGGTCCCCGGCGAGCAGGCAGGCGCCCCGGTACGGCTGCGCCTGGTGCTCGAGCACGGCCGGCTCCCGGCCCCCGGGGAGGTCACCGACGCGCCGGCCGGGATCACCCCGCCCGCCCACTGGACGACGACCATCGCCGACCTCGCCGCCGACCTGGACGTGGTCGACCTGCCCACGCTGGTGCGGTCCTGGGCGACGGCGGTGCGGGCGGACTGGTCGCCGTCGCTCGACCGGCTGCGCACCGTCGCCGGCGGCACGCCACCCCCGGGGTGA
- a CDS encoding NUDIX domain-containing protein, translating to MRSATDGWTTCALGHRHWGLAGAAGLLVHRPGVDGVEVLLQLRVGWSHHGGTWGTPGGALHPAESAADGALREAGEELGLHPADLVLGAESVDDHGGWRYTTVLAAPAGPLDAADLVLSDESAGVGWFRVAALPDVLLHPGLAASLPVLLPLLG from the coding sequence GTGCGTTCCGCGACCGACGGCTGGACCACCTGCGCGCTCGGGCACCGGCACTGGGGGCTGGCCGGCGCCGCCGGCCTGCTGGTGCACCGGCCCGGCGTCGACGGCGTCGAGGTGCTGCTGCAGCTGCGCGTGGGCTGGTCGCACCACGGCGGCACCTGGGGCACCCCGGGCGGCGCGCTGCACCCCGCCGAGTCCGCCGCCGACGGCGCGCTGCGGGAGGCGGGGGAGGAGCTGGGGCTGCACCCGGCGGACCTGGTGCTCGGGGCGGAGTCGGTCGACGACCACGGGGGCTGGCGCTACACGACGGTGCTGGCCGCCCCCGCCGGCCCGCTCGACGCCGCGGACCTGGTGCTCAGCGACGAGAGCGCGGGCGTCGGCTGGTTCCGGGTCGCGGCGCTGCCCGACGTGCTGCTGCACCCGGGCCTGGCCGCCTCGCTGCCGGTGCTGCTGCCGCTGCTGGGTTGA
- a CDS encoding Pr6Pr family membrane protein yields MTDAVPSSRTPAARVWWAVLALVVAASVGTELVRALADTGSDAGVLARVVRFLSWFTIQSNLLVLAAALPLVRDPEHDGRIWRVVRLDALLGISVTGLVFAVVLAPTTHPQGLGWWTNAGTHYVVPVVAVVGWLVFGPRPRVSGATIVAALAWPLAWIAYTLAHGALTGWYPYGFLDAQALGYGTALRNLGVVVALAVAFLLVVGVLDRRLPATGGERVPVPSR; encoded by the coding sequence GTGACCGATGCCGTGCCCAGCTCCCGGACCCCGGCCGCCCGCGTCTGGTGGGCGGTCCTCGCCCTCGTGGTCGCCGCCTCGGTGGGCACCGAGCTGGTGCGCGCACTGGCCGACACCGGCAGCGACGCCGGGGTGCTGGCCCGGGTGGTCCGCTTCCTGAGCTGGTTCACCATCCAGTCCAACCTGCTGGTGCTGGCCGCCGCGCTGCCGCTGGTCCGCGACCCGGAGCACGACGGCCGGATCTGGCGGGTGGTGCGGCTGGACGCGCTGCTGGGCATCTCGGTGACCGGGCTGGTGTTCGCCGTCGTGCTGGCGCCCACGACCCACCCGCAGGGGCTCGGCTGGTGGACCAACGCCGGCACGCACTACGTCGTCCCGGTGGTCGCCGTCGTCGGCTGGCTGGTGTTCGGGCCCCGGCCGCGGGTCAGCGGCGCGACGATCGTCGCCGCGCTGGCCTGGCCGCTCGCGTGGATCGCCTACACGCTCGCGCACGGGGCGCTGACCGGCTGGTACCCGTACGGCTTCCTCGACGCCCAGGCCCTGGGCTACGGCACCGCGCTGCGCAACCTCGGCGTCGTCGTGGCGCTGGCGGTGGCGTTCCTGCTGGTCGTCGGCGTGCTGGACCGGCGGCTGCCGGCCACCGGCGGAGAGCGCGTGCCGGTGCCCAGCCGCTGA
- a CDS encoding PHP domain-containing protein, whose product MSHGHDHGHHHHHDHDHHHGDVAGVEGTWADPAADDPLSVSRRAFLATAAAVAGAAAAVGGGVAGLGQGVARAAEAGTTTNAWTGRSQYYAGDHHIHTKYSPDAQYEVLDQVIKGRQYGLSWMVITDHGGVAHQKLSIDKITPEIEKVRRQYAGTFIYQGLEWNIPGAEHATVMLPPGSATVDILKAFEAGYDGSVLSSRGVTGNVEPYAIEALKYLDNQVRNRRTEIALMFANHPSRQGIDSPHEMRNWRDAAPQVAVGMEGAPGHQAAGIPTSQGGPGSGRGYYDNAGQRADRFIPYPPESYRTFGGFDWMTSTVGGMWDSLLAEGKPWWVTATSDSHRVFRDTRVQGPLDFNTNGTKGPAVDTGRPITEYGDFWPGQYSSTLVGSDSRSYVGIMQGLQAGKIVAVHGRLIEALDVRVRSANHGDAQGATLGGRTWVRRGGDVTVTITVKVAGGANANGDVPKLAKVDVISGPVTGAASDRDTFTAPETRVVKTFEVGTGRAQWTFEHTFTKVDRSFYVRLRGSDGKQLDANGNPSMDVIGDANPWEDLWFYANPVFVDAI is encoded by the coding sequence ATGAGCCACGGTCACGACCACGGTCACCACCACCACCACGATCACGACCACCACCACGGCGACGTCGCCGGCGTCGAGGGCACCTGGGCCGACCCGGCCGCCGACGACCCGCTGTCGGTCTCGCGCCGCGCCTTCCTGGCCACCGCGGCCGCCGTCGCGGGGGCCGCTGCCGCCGTCGGCGGTGGGGTCGCGGGCCTGGGGCAGGGCGTCGCCCGCGCCGCGGAGGCCGGCACCACGACCAACGCCTGGACCGGGCGTTCGCAGTACTACGCCGGTGACCACCACATCCACACCAAGTACTCGCCGGACGCGCAGTACGAGGTCCTCGACCAGGTGATCAAGGGCCGCCAGTACGGCCTGAGCTGGATGGTCATCACCGACCACGGCGGCGTCGCCCACCAGAAGCTCTCGATCGACAAGATCACCCCGGAGATCGAGAAGGTCCGCCGCCAGTACGCGGGCACGTTCATCTACCAGGGCCTGGAGTGGAACATCCCGGGCGCCGAGCACGCCACCGTCATGCTGCCCCCGGGCAGCGCGACCGTCGACATCCTCAAGGCCTTCGAGGCCGGCTACGACGGCAGCGTGCTGTCGTCCCGGGGTGTCACCGGCAACGTCGAGCCCTACGCGATCGAGGCGCTGAAGTACCTGGACAACCAGGTCCGCAACCGGCGCACCGAGATCGCGCTGATGTTCGCCAACCACCCCAGCCGTCAGGGCATCGACAGCCCGCACGAGATGCGCAACTGGCGCGACGCCGCCCCGCAGGTCGCCGTCGGCATGGAGGGCGCCCCCGGGCACCAGGCCGCCGGCATCCCCACCTCGCAGGGTGGCCCCGGCAGCGGCCGCGGCTACTACGACAACGCCGGCCAGCGGGCGGACCGGTTCATCCCCTACCCGCCGGAGTCCTACCGCACCTTCGGTGGCTTCGACTGGATGACCTCCACCGTCGGCGGCATGTGGGACTCGCTGCTGGCCGAGGGCAAGCCCTGGTGGGTCACCGCGACGTCGGACTCGCACCGGGTCTTCCGGGACACCCGCGTCCAGGGGCCGCTGGACTTCAACACCAACGGCACGAAGGGCCCCGCCGTCGACACCGGCCGGCCGATCACCGAGTACGGGGACTTCTGGCCCGGCCAGTACAGCAGCACCCTGGTGGGCTCGGACTCCCGCTCCTACGTCGGCATCATGCAGGGCCTGCAGGCCGGCAAGATCGTCGCGGTGCACGGCCGGCTCATCGAAGCCCTCGACGTGCGGGTCCGTTCGGCGAACCACGGTGACGCGCAGGGCGCCACCCTGGGCGGCCGTACCTGGGTCCGCCGGGGCGGCGACGTCACGGTGACCATCACGGTGAAGGTGGCCGGTGGCGCCAACGCCAACGGCGACGTGCCGAAGCTCGCCAAGGTCGACGTGATCAGCGGCCCGGTCACCGGTGCCGCGAGCGACCGGGACACCTTCACCGCCCCGGAGACCCGCGTGGTGAAGACCTTCGAGGTCGGCACCGGCCGGGCGCAGTGGACCTTCGAGCACACCTTCACGAAGGTGGACCGCTCGTTCTACGTGCGGCTGCGGGGCAGCGACGGCAAGCAGCTCGACGCGAACGGCAACCCGTCGATGGACGTCATCGGCGACGCCAACCCGTGGGAGGACCTCTGGTTCTACGCGAACCCGGTCTTCGTCGACGCCATCTGA
- a CDS encoding 1,4-dihydroxy-2-naphthoyl-CoA synthase codes for MSAREDVSEIFDPTAWQVVPGFEGLTDLTYHRAVDAGVVRVAFDRPEVRNAFRPETVDQLLAVLEHARLARDVGCVLLTGNGPSPKDGGWAFCSGGDQRVRGRYGYESAAGASGRLHVLEVQRLIRFMPKVVVCVVPGWAAGGGHSLHVVADLTLASAEHARFKQTDADVGSFDGGFGSAYLARQVGQKFAREIFFLGDEYSAADAHGMGMVNRVVPHAELEATALDWGRRIVAKSPTAQRMLKYSFNLIDDGLVGQQLFAGETTRLAYMAEEAVEGRDAFLEKRDPDFSQFPWHV; via the coding sequence GTGAGCGCACGCGAGGACGTCTCGGAGATCTTCGACCCCACGGCGTGGCAGGTGGTCCCCGGCTTCGAGGGCCTGACCGACCTCACCTACCACCGGGCCGTCGACGCCGGCGTCGTCCGGGTGGCCTTCGACCGCCCCGAGGTGCGCAACGCCTTCCGGCCGGAGACGGTCGACCAGCTGCTCGCCGTGCTCGAGCACGCCCGGCTGGCCCGCGACGTCGGCTGCGTGCTGCTCACCGGCAACGGCCCGAGCCCCAAGGACGGCGGCTGGGCGTTCTGCTCCGGTGGCGACCAGCGGGTGCGCGGCCGGTACGGGTACGAGTCCGCCGCGGGGGCGAGCGGCCGGCTGCACGTCCTGGAGGTGCAGCGGCTGATCCGGTTCATGCCCAAGGTCGTCGTCTGCGTGGTGCCCGGCTGGGCGGCCGGCGGCGGGCACAGCCTGCACGTCGTCGCCGACCTCACGCTCGCCAGTGCCGAGCACGCCCGGTTCAAGCAGACCGACGCCGACGTCGGCAGCTTCGACGGGGGCTTCGGCTCGGCCTACCTCGCGCGCCAGGTGGGGCAGAAGTTCGCCCGGGAGATCTTCTTCCTGGGTGACGAGTACTCCGCCGCCGACGCGCACGGCATGGGCATGGTCAACCGGGTGGTGCCGCACGCCGAGCTGGAGGCCACCGCGCTGGACTGGGGGCGGCGGATCGTCGCCAAGAGCCCCACGGCCCAGCGGATGCTGAAGTACTCGTTCAACCTGATCGACGACGGGCTGGTCGGTCAGCAGCTGTTCGCCGGGGAGACCACCCGGCTGGCCTACATGGCCGAGGAGGCCGTCGAGGGGCGCGACGCGTTCCTGGAGAAGCGCGATCCGGACTTCAGCCAGTTCCCCTGGCACGTGTAG
- a CDS encoding glucosyl-3-phosphoglycerate synthase translates to MRPDARAWFEHRTTSATSLAEIDVDALLLAKRRGGHRVSVVLPARDEEATVGTLVRDLADRWVHGIPLVDELVVIDSDSTDATADVARAAGADVVAAADVLPAHGNRRGKGEALWKGVAATSGDLVVFMDSDLLGDVSHYVPGLLIPLLTDPRVDYVKGCYTRPLTVDGEHRPAGGGRVTELTARPLLNALWPELAGFVQPLGGEYAGRRSALERVPFVSGYGVEVGLLVDLLGVCGLNGLAQVDLGTRQHSHQTDAALGRMAGQIVSTLLARAERSGLEPGGLLTQFQHDGERFVPSSTTVATDERPPLCAVPEYTAHSAGVVG, encoded by the coding sequence ATGCGACCTGACGCCCGGGCCTGGTTCGAGCACCGCACCACGTCGGCCACCTCGCTGGCCGAGATCGACGTCGACGCCCTCCTGCTGGCCAAGCGCCGCGGCGGGCACCGCGTGAGCGTCGTCCTGCCCGCCCGGGACGAGGAGGCGACCGTCGGCACCCTGGTGCGAGATCTCGCCGACCGCTGGGTGCACGGCATCCCCCTGGTCGACGAGCTGGTCGTCATCGACTCCGACTCCACCGACGCGACCGCCGACGTCGCCCGCGCCGCCGGTGCCGACGTCGTCGCCGCCGCCGACGTGCTGCCCGCGCACGGCAACCGCCGCGGCAAGGGCGAGGCGCTGTGGAAGGGCGTGGCCGCCACCTCCGGCGACCTCGTCGTCTTCATGGACTCCGACCTGCTCGGCGACGTCAGCCACTACGTGCCGGGGCTGCTCATCCCGCTGCTCACCGACCCGCGCGTCGACTACGTCAAGGGCTGCTACACCCGGCCGCTGACCGTCGACGGCGAGCACCGCCCCGCCGGCGGGGGCCGGGTCACCGAGCTCACCGCTCGCCCGCTGCTCAACGCCCTGTGGCCGGAGCTGGCCGGGTTCGTGCAGCCACTGGGCGGGGAGTACGCCGGACGGCGCAGCGCCCTGGAGCGGGTGCCGTTCGTCTCCGGCTACGGCGTCGAGGTGGGGCTGCTGGTCGACCTGCTCGGCGTCTGCGGCCTCAACGGGCTCGCCCAGGTCGACCTGGGCACCCGCCAGCACTCGCACCAGACCGACGCGGCGCTGGGCCGGATGGCCGGGCAGATCGTCTCCACCCTGCTGGCCCGCGCCGAGCGCAGCGGGCTGGAGCCCGGCGGCCTGCTCACCCAGTTCCAGCACGACGGCGAGCGCTTCGTGCCCAGCAGCACCACCGTCGCCACCGACGAGCGCCCGCCGCTGTGCGCGGTGCCGGAGTACACCGCGCACAGCGCCGGCGTCGTCGGCTGA
- a CDS encoding HAD family hydrolase, whose product MPEPTIAVLDVDGTLVDSNYQHALAWYRALRAQGEVYPVWRLHRLIGMGGDQLVTALGGEELERRVGDAARDRQSEEVDGVIDEMAPLPGARDLLVSIKERGHRLVLASSGKQRHVDAFLDLLDARDLADDWTSSSDVENSKPAPDLLQVALQKIGADPGASAVMVGDSVWDVEAAKQAGMPAIVVRSGGFGDDELRDAGAVGIYDTPGDLAAALDDTPLA is encoded by the coding sequence ATGCCTGAACCAACGATCGCCGTCCTGGACGTCGACGGGACCCTCGTCGACTCGAACTACCAGCACGCCCTCGCCTGGTACCGGGCGTTGCGCGCCCAGGGTGAGGTCTACCCGGTGTGGCGGCTGCACCGGCTGATCGGGATGGGCGGGGACCAGCTGGTGACCGCGCTCGGCGGGGAGGAGCTGGAGCGCCGCGTCGGCGACGCGGCCCGGGACCGCCAGAGCGAGGAGGTCGACGGGGTGATCGACGAGATGGCGCCGCTGCCCGGGGCCCGCGACCTGCTGGTGTCGATCAAGGAGCGGGGCCACCGGCTGGTGCTCGCCAGCTCCGGCAAGCAGCGCCACGTGGACGCCTTCCTGGACCTGCTGGACGCCCGGGACCTCGCCGACGACTGGACCTCCAGCTCCGACGTCGAGAACTCCAAGCCCGCGCCGGACCTGCTCCAGGTGGCGCTGCAGAAGATCGGCGCCGACCCCGGCGCGTCGGCGGTGATGGTCGGCGACTCGGTGTGGGACGTCGAGGCGGCGAAGCAGGCGGGGATGCCGGCGATCGTGGTCCGCTCCGGCGGCTTCGGGGACGACGAGCTGCGGGACGCCGGCGCGGTCGGGATCTACGACACCCCCGGCGACCTCGCCGCGGCCCTGGACGACACCCCGCTCGCCTAG
- a CDS encoding TetR/AcrR family transcriptional regulator, producing MTEATGGRRELRKAQTRAEIRSVAQRLFAERGFDGVTIADVAAAADVAVQTVFNHFPTKEDLFFDGRTPWVEGTAESVAQRAGGQDPTAALRAYLQADLTALLEQETRPENRSYLEALAQSPSLQARERSLVEQAWQLVAGELLAATTADGTPLSPVTTQFLSELTGALFMVAGRVLVLEHRRLVLAEPADEAEQAEVRRHTEATLGALEECLRTLAGRLADGAAEA from the coding sequence GTGACCGAGGCCACGGGGGGCCGACGGGAGCTGCGCAAGGCGCAGACCCGGGCCGAGATCCGCAGCGTCGCGCAGCGGCTGTTCGCCGAGCGCGGCTTCGACGGCGTGACCATCGCCGACGTCGCTGCCGCCGCCGACGTCGCCGTGCAGACGGTGTTCAACCACTTCCCGACGAAGGAGGACCTCTTCTTCGACGGCCGGACGCCGTGGGTGGAGGGGACCGCCGAGTCGGTGGCGCAGCGGGCGGGCGGGCAGGACCCGACGGCGGCGCTGCGGGCCTACCTGCAGGCCGACCTGACCGCCCTGCTGGAGCAGGAGACGCGGCCGGAGAACCGCAGCTACCTGGAGGCGCTGGCGCAGAGCCCCAGCCTGCAGGCGCGGGAGCGCTCACTGGTCGAGCAGGCCTGGCAGCTGGTGGCCGGCGAGCTGCTCGCGGCCACCACGGCCGACGGGACGCCGCTCTCGCCGGTGACCACGCAGTTCCTCAGCGAGCTGACCGGAGCGCTGTTCATGGTCGCCGGGCGGGTGCTCGTGCTCGAGCACCGCCGGCTGGTGCTGGCCGAACCGGCGGACGAGGCCGAGCAGGCGGAGGTGCGCAGGCACACCGAGGCCACGCTCGGCGCCCTCGAGGAGTGCCTGCGGACGCTGGCCGGACGTCTGGCCGACGGCGCGGCCGAGGCCTGA
- a CDS encoding TIGR00730 family Rossman fold protein: MRIAVFTGSQAGPPSHQRAAAAFATDLADSGVGIVYGGGRVGLMGVVADAALAAGGEVVGVIPQHLVDDELAHPGLPRLEVVQTMHERKAAMAGLADAFVALPGAAGTLEELFEAWTWGMLGLHAKPTALLDVDGFWQPQLAQLRRMVDDGYLAANRLDALGVVHDAAGLLAFVAGYEHPPRKWTPVPAA; encoded by the coding sequence GTGCGCATCGCCGTCTTCACCGGCTCCCAGGCCGGCCCGCCAAGCCACCAGCGGGCCGCTGCCGCCTTCGCCACCGACCTCGCCGACTCGGGGGTGGGCATCGTCTACGGCGGCGGGCGCGTCGGCCTGATGGGCGTCGTCGCCGACGCGGCGCTGGCCGCCGGCGGCGAGGTGGTCGGGGTGATCCCCCAGCACCTGGTGGACGACGAGCTGGCGCACCCCGGGCTCCCCCGGCTGGAGGTCGTGCAGACGATGCACGAGCGCAAGGCCGCGATGGCCGGCCTCGCCGACGCGTTCGTCGCCCTGCCCGGCGCCGCCGGCACCCTCGAGGAGCTCTTCGAGGCGTGGACCTGGGGGATGCTCGGGCTGCACGCCAAGCCGACCGCGCTCCTCGACGTCGACGGCTTCTGGCAGCCGCAGCTGGCCCAGCTGCGGCGGATGGTCGACGACGGCTACCTGGCGGCGAACCGGCTCGACGCGCTCGGGGTGGTGCACGACGCGGCCGGCCTGCTGGCCTTCGTCGCGGGCTACGAGCACCCGCCCCGCAAGTGGACCCCCGTCCCGGCCGCCTGA